Part of the Osmia bicornis bicornis chromosome 7, iOsmBic2.1, whole genome shotgun sequence genome, CTTCTAAAGATTTTGAACTCTCGTTTACAACAATTTTGCACACGAACGAGGAGTAGCGTTCAGCGCTCCATGGGCAGCAATCCACGTCTTGTTTCCATAAAATAACTAAAAGACCAgcaacaaatttattatattcatttgTTATTACCAGAGCGAAAATTCTATGCGAGGTATATACGAATCACGATGGTATCTACAATCAACGAGTATGCAGAAACATATGCTGATCATGTTGTTACCTCAGGCACCAGTGGGCATTAAAATCCTGTACATTATCCCAACTTTGTCACTGAATTACTACTGCTCGGTATGAAATGTTTCTTAtgaatgataaataaaaattaagaaagagAACTATAAAcgatttttcatatttttttcagttcGTCTCAAACGTGATATCTCTGTTCACTGTTTTAAGAGCAACGATACAAAAAGATGATACATAACAGTTGACGGCATATGGGTAATGATATTCAAAGTAGTGTTCAATTATAACTCAATTGTCTTgttaataaagtaataaagaaGATTTTCGTAATACTACCGTAACAAGTTGACTTCTTCAGATCTCGTGTATTATTACGAAACGACGATAGATAATATCGTTACCGAGCTCCTTTTCAATTAGGAAACTGttctaattaaaaacataCATTGAATTAACGATATTATGTTTTGGACACGGAGAAGGTTagcgaatgaaaaagaaacaaatgtCGTAATCCCGAGATTTGACAAAGTTTTCTTTTCATACAacttttattaacaaatttgttCTGTTCTGTtccttgaaattttctttatttacgTAATTGAACGTGTGTCGCCGGAAAGAGAAGAATATTGAATTACATGACGTAATAGTTAATACTTAATTTTTTGAATGAATTGGCTTACCTAAAACAATACTTTTATTCCTTCTATGTATAGTTGAGCCGACCGGGTGGCAGTTCctttaaaatttagaaagcGATGAATTGTCACTTCGCGCAACTTAGCAATGATTTCTTCCGAAAGGAAAATAGTGAGTTGGAATAACAGACACTACACGCTGAAAAGGTGTGGAAAGACGTACACGAACAAAGTGGTTAATGCTATTCAGTTTGCAGCTCTGCTTACGGTGATGCAAAGCTGTTTTGTGATTGTATTGTGCGGTTTTTACTTCGATTCAAGTAAGTAATTGCAGCAGTATTCTCAAAATAACTGGACTTCAATCGTGATGATTTCTTTTCATCAGCCCCAACCGTTcagtaagaaagaaaataatagaatatgGCTTACCAGGATGCAACATTTTGTGCTCTGTAACATGTGCTAGACTTCCCATGCAGGTGTGTAACGCCTATCGTGCTACCTTTCGAGCCCCAGGATGATAATTATTCATCAGATCGAAGAAATCTTAAAGGTATCATTACATCTACGATAACCATAACGTATCATTTGGTAATAGAAACGAACTATTACTCGTGTCTTCcttataacatttattttcccttttcGAATGAACCTTTGCGCGCATCATTCGAGTGGAAATCGTACTCGAGAACAGTTAAGTGTATCCTCACAAATTGAATtatgttgaaaaatataacGCCGGAGAAAGCAATCGCGTTCACGCGATATAGCGTGGCATTGACATGCTGCTGGCCACTTTTCTCGCATGTAACGATGTTTCAACTGATCCGCTTCAGGATCTCCAGATCTGCGGTGCTCCTCAACGCGTTCCTTCTCTTCCTGCCGTTAATATATTCTTTATACATCAACTATAACGATCACGTTGGTTTCTCCAAAGCCATATGCCTCTTCCTAGCCGTTTCGCAGGTCCTCTTGAACACGTTCGTCTGTATCGTTCAACAGGATCGCTTTTGGGTAAGAATTCTCCCTCTTTTATCTATCACGGagtgtaattttaaatgaattaggctaattaaaaattacaggAGCTGATCGTAGAGATGAAAAAATGTTGCAAGGATGCAAAGACATATGAAAGACAGGTTTATCAAACGTACGTTGATAAATACTCCACGTTCTATGGGGCGTCTGCGATATGGTTCTACCTGACAGCGTCCATTATAGCGATTGGAACGTTGTTCATTCCCCAGCCTTTGCCAACGAACGCTGAATACCCGTTTCCCGTTGATTATCAACCCCTCAAGAGTATCCTTTTCCTCCATCAATGGTTCTTTCTCTATCAATGTTCTGCTCACGTGTGCATCAACATGCTTTGCGCTTTGCTGATGTTGTTCGCCGCGGCTCGTTTCGAGATCTTGAAGGTGGAACTGCGCGAGGTGAAGTGTTCTACCGAACTCATCGATTGTGTGAAAAAGTATTACATTGCAAGAAGGTACGAAAAGACGCATCGGTTAGGATAGAGATTCtggatgaaaataattgttattttagaTACGCGAAGAAAGTGTTGAGTGCTTCTCGGTTTATAGCTTTGAATACGGTGATGCTGTGCGGCACAGTGCTTGTGTTCTGCGGTGTTAATTTCATTGAAGCAAGTAGCGGCAATAGTAGTCTCAAAATGATTCGAATATATGTCATGACGAGATTTATTTTCACCTATAGCGACAGCCCTCTACTGTGATAATTCAATTTATGTCTTTGGCTGGGACTGCCTTGATGGAGGTTTTCATGGTTGCCTGGCCGGCTGATCATCTATTGGATTTGGTGAGTTGTATTTTAACTCGTTTCAATATTACTTTCAAGGAATGTGGAGGATTATAAAGCTCGATAAGCATAATAAGACATTGCCAAGTGATGAAACACTCAGCCAAaaaggaatgaaataaaatcagAAGACCAATCATTTCGGTCGTTAACTAATcttaaatatgaatttaatttaaattggaGTCGCTAACAATTGTTTACCTTAGAAATGAAGAATTTTATATACCGGTGGCCCTTGCATAATCCTTGTATTTTGTTCAGCATTCCACGTCTGGTTCCCTAAAAATAAGTGAAAACCCcacaatatatttattatattcatgTGTTATTCGAAGAGCGAAAATTCTATGCGAGGTATATACGAATCACGATGGTATCTACAATCAACGAGTATGCAGAAAGACATGCTGATCATGTTGTTACCTCAGGCACCAGTAGTCATTAAAATCGTGTACATTATCCCAACTTTGTCACTGAGTTACTTTTGTTCggtatgaaatatttcttatgagtaatgaataaaaattacgaaccgatttataaatgatttttttcatattttcagtTCGTCTCAAACGTGCTATCTCTGTTCACTGTTTTACGAGCTACGATACAAAAAGATGATGTATAATGATTGAACGCAGCTGGCTAATGATATTTTTGtagtatttaattataattcaattttcatgtTCTGTAATAAAGAAGATTTTCGAAATACTACTGTAACAAGTTAACTTATTCAGATCTTGTGCATTATTACGAAACGATGTTAGATAATATCGTTAACGAGCTTATCCTCAATTagtaaattattctaattaacaATATTCAGATTGTTTATTAACCGATAGAATGCAGCATAAATGTTGAAACATAACGAATATGCTGCTTCAGTAGGATAGAAATCACGTGCTTTCTACTGACTTCGAATCGACGTATTGTACACTATCAACGTTTTGTTATTCCAAATAAATACTATATTCTTGCTTGGTTATCTGTCGGGATACTGAGAGTGGTAGTACTTCCCTCGCAGTCCGTGATAGGAGGTTTGCTTTCATTTACGAATGACTAATTAACGGATAAGACAGGAAATGAAACAATAGTAGCTAAAGCTGCACCGTATAAAAAATCCATACACCAACTTTATAGCTTTATACAGACAGCTGATACTCCCTGTAATTTCCGCTACAATTAGCGATCCACTACGGCACTAAATAAGGATAATCTCTTCGCGTGAAAAGTAATACCGCACTCTAACACGATTCTGTGCGTGCAAAGTTCAATTCGGAATGAATGATTAATAAATTCGAAGGATCGATCTTAGTGAACCCGTTCCTTGAGTAAAAAGTTTCACCAGTATGAAAGCTGTCTTCGTTCAGAACGATCAGCATATCTTGTCTCTAAAAGAGTATACATTAAAATGATCGCCAATCTACGCGAAATATTAGACGTAATAGAATTGGTTGGGACGATATTATGTACCTGGCCAATAGATCCAAATGCTAGTAAGTGTAAAAGTATTTTACTTAATATCTATTGGATGTTTGCGGTGTTCAGCGTTGGATCGACGATACTATTCTTATTGATTACCGCCTATTTCTTTCGACACGACCTTATCTTGCTGACGAAAACCACTTGCTTCATAAGTGCCCTTTCGGAGACGCTGTTGGACCTGATCATCTGTAAAATGAATAGCAAGAAACTGCAGGTTACGTTTATTAATGTTCATAAGAGAAACTATAGAAGGCAATCGAAGGATGAAGGGGAGAATGTGcatttcttttctcctttgtGTATTTCCATTGAGACAAAATTAATAACCTGCTGATTGTAAACTGCATTTAGGTTCTAATCGAAAAAATTAGGAAGTATTTAGATACAACTGGCAAGGACGAGAATAACATGATCCAAGTTTACGTGAAACGTTATAAGACATTCTTTTCAACGATGGCGGTCGCATACTTCATCAATGGAGTTTCGTTCTTTTTCATGCCATTATATACAAACCAACATCTGCCGTTAGAATCTTGGTTGCCATTCTCCACTGATACCGTCATGAAATACGGTATTGTTTACATTATCCAAGCTTATTCCTCCATGCATACGGCCCTCTCCATCTTTGTCGACTTCAAAATCATTTCTCTCCTCTGCTTCACCGCTGCCAGACTAGATATATTAAACGCGAAACTGAAACAAGGAAATAGCTACGAGATGATGGTAAACTATATTAAAGAACACCAAGAGATACTAAGGTAAGGTAACACCGTTTCATGCATAGAAGCGTTTTAATACATAACGACGGTGCGATGTTAGATTTTTAGAGGATACTAAAGCTGCTGTTCAGGCTTTGTTATTTAAGACGAACGTCACAATGGGAAGCGTTGTCATAGCCGCAGCTTTTCCCCTCCTTTATGTGAGTTTAGTTTCTCTACATAAATTTTAGAATGTGATAGCAGAAGGACAACCATTTCATTCATAATATTAATTCATCTGTTCTAAAGAGATATTTTTTTGTGATAAGATGAAAAACCCAATGTCAGAACCTCAAGTTGTGTATCAGTTCGTTTGTATGGTACTAGCAGGCTGTGGGCATGTGTACCTTATCTCCGCGCCATCAGACGATTTAAAAGAAAGTGTAAGTTTACTGATAATACAGTCAAATCTCTATAAGTCTTCATTTGATGGATAAGTCGTCATTTTCCTTTCCTcgtcattttaaaatttacatgGTTTTTACTCTGCTTAAGTCGTCAAAATTTCTCGGTCCCTTGAGTGACGACTTATcgaggttttactgtatattataattaaacgtATATTGATCGAATGTAGAGCTACATATTATTTGATTCTAGAGCATACAATTTGCAATGTCGGTGACCGATATTCAGTGGATaggaaaacaaaaaaacatGGCCACCAGTGTATTGATCATGTTGCAGAGGAGTCAAAAACCATGTCTAATCCCATTGGGTTTAATTCCACCCCTTTCGATGGAATATTTCTCTCAAGTAAGTATT contains:
- the LOC114874108 gene encoding uncharacterized protein LOC114874108, which translates into the protein MLKNITPEKAIAFTRYSVALTCCWPLFSHVTMFQLIRFRISRSAVLLNAFLLFLPLIYSLYINYNDHVGFSKAICLFLAVSQVLLNTFVCIVQQDRFWELIVEMKKCCKDAKTYERQVYQTYVDKYSTFYGASAIWFYLTASIIAIGTLFIPQPLPTNAEYPFPVDYQPLKSILFLHQWFFLYQCSAHVCINMLCALLMLFAAARFEILKVELREVKCSTELIDCVKKYYIARRYAKKVLSASRFIALNTVMLCGTRQPSTVIIQFMSLAGTALMEVFMVAWPADHLLDLSENSMRGIYESRWYLQSTSMQKDMLIMLLPQAPVVIKIVYIIPTLSLSYFCSFVSNVLSLFTVLRATIQKDDV
- the LOC114873767 gene encoding odorant receptor Or2-like, which gives rise to MFAVFSVGSTILFLLITAYFFRHDLILLTKTTCFISALSETLLDLIICKMNSKKLQVLIEKIRKYLDTTGKDENNMIQVYVKRYKTFFSTMAVAYFINGVSFFFMPLYTNQHLPLESWLPFSTDTVMKYGIVYIIQAYSSMHTALSIFVDFKIISLLCFTAARLDILNAKLKQGNSYEMMVNYIKEHQEILRFLEDTKAAVQALLFKTNVTMGSVVIAAAFPLLYMKNPMSEPQVVYQFVCMVLAGCGHVYLISAPSDDLKESSIQFAMSVTDIQWIGKQKNMATSVLIMLQRSQKPCLIPLGLIPPLSMEYFSQFLTTIYSYFMAIRTMIES